The following proteins come from a genomic window of Pseudomonas syringae:
- the gcvP gene encoding aminomethyl-transferring glycine dehydrogenase, producing the protein MTDPIQLTTANEFIARHIGPRADDELAMLQTLGFDSIEALSDSVIPESIKGTSVLNLPAGQSEADALASIKAIASKNQLFKTYIGQGYYNTHTPAPILRNLLENPAWYTAYTPYQPEISQGRLESLLNFQTLISDLTGLPIANASLLDEATAAAEAMTFCKRLSKNKGSQQFFASSHCHPQTLDVLRTRAEPLGITVVVADEADLGDVSDYFGALLQYPASNGDVFDYRELVERFHSAHALVAVAADLLALTLLTPPGEFGADVAIGSAQRFGVPLGFGGPHAAYFSTRDAFKRDMPGRLVGVSVDRHGKQALRLAMQTREQHIRREKATSNICTAQVLLANIASMYAVYHGPRGLTQIAKRVHQLTAILAEGLSQLGLKAEQAFFFDSLTLDTGSKTAALHAAARARHINLREIDDQRLGLSLDETTSQSAVETLWEIFAGDGQSIPDFAALAGNVQSRLPTALLRQSTILSHPVFNRYHSETELMRYLRKLADKDLALDRTMIPLGSCTMKLNAASEMIPVTWAEFGNLHPFAPAEQSAGYQQLTDELEAMLCAATGYDAISLQPNAGSQGEYAGLLAIRAYHQSRGDQHRDICLIPSSAHGTNPATANMAGMRVVVTACDARGNVDIEDLRAKAVQHRDQLAAMMITYPSTHGVFEEGIREICGIVHDNGGQIYIDGANMNAMVGLCAPGKFGGDVSHLNLHKTFCIPHGGGGPGVGPIGVKSHLAPFMPGHARMERKEGAVCAAPFGSASILPITWMYIRMMGGEGLKRASQLAILNANYISRRLEEHYPVLYTGTNGLVAHECILDLRPIKDSSGISVDDVAKRLIDFGFHAPTMSFPVAGTLMIEPTESESREELDRFCDAMIKIREEIRAVEDGTLDKEDNPLKNAPHTAAEIVGQWSHPYSREQAVYPVDSLIENKYWPPVGRVDNVFGDRNLVCACPSIESYQEA; encoded by the coding sequence ATGACTGACCCTATTCAACTGACCACCGCCAACGAATTCATCGCCCGCCACATCGGCCCACGCGCCGACGACGAGCTGGCCATGCTGCAAACGCTGGGTTTTGACTCCATCGAAGCACTCAGCGATAGCGTGATCCCGGAAAGCATCAAGGGCACCAGCGTGCTCAACCTGCCTGCCGGACAGAGCGAAGCCGATGCGCTGGCGTCCATCAAAGCCATCGCCAGCAAGAACCAGCTGTTCAAGACCTACATCGGCCAGGGTTACTACAACACCCACACACCGGCCCCAATCCTGCGCAACCTGCTGGAAAACCCGGCCTGGTACACCGCGTACACGCCCTACCAGCCAGAAATATCCCAAGGCCGCCTGGAATCACTACTCAATTTCCAGACCCTGATCAGCGACCTGACCGGCCTGCCGATTGCCAATGCCTCGTTGCTCGACGAAGCCACCGCAGCGGCGGAAGCGATGACGTTCTGCAAGCGCCTGAGCAAGAACAAAGGCAGCCAGCAGTTCTTCGCCTCCAGCCACTGTCACCCGCAGACACTCGATGTATTGCGCACCCGCGCCGAGCCGCTGGGTATCACGGTTGTTGTCGCAGATGAGGCAGACCTGGGCGATGTCAGCGATTATTTCGGTGCGCTGCTGCAATACCCGGCGAGTAATGGCGACGTGTTCGATTACCGCGAGCTGGTCGAGCGTTTCCACAGTGCCCACGCGCTGGTAGCGGTTGCGGCTGACCTGCTGGCCCTGACCCTGCTGACCCCGCCAGGCGAGTTTGGCGCAGACGTGGCGATCGGCAGCGCGCAACGCTTTGGTGTTCCGCTGGGCTTCGGCGGCCCGCATGCGGCCTATTTCTCGACGCGCGACGCATTCAAGCGTGACATGCCGGGCCGCCTGGTCGGTGTCTCGGTGGACCGCCACGGCAAGCAGGCCCTGCGCCTCGCCATGCAAACCCGCGAGCAGCATATTCGTCGTGAGAAGGCCACCAGTAACATCTGCACCGCGCAAGTTTTGCTGGCCAACATCGCCAGCATGTACGCGGTGTATCACGGCCCCCGCGGCCTGACGCAGATCGCCAAGCGCGTTCACCAGCTAACGGCGATCCTTGCCGAAGGCTTGAGCCAGTTGGGCCTGAAAGCCGAACAGGCTTTCTTCTTCGACAGCCTGACGCTGGATACCGGCAGCAAGACCGCCGCACTGCACGCCGCCGCCCGCGCCCGCCACATCAACCTGCGCGAGATCGACGACCAGCGTCTGGGCCTGTCACTCGACGAGACCACCTCGCAGTCGGCGGTCGAAACATTGTGGGAAATCTTCGCCGGCGATGGCCAGAGCATTCCGGACTTCGCCGCACTGGCGGGCAACGTTCAGTCGCGTCTGCCGACAGCCCTGCTGCGCCAGTCGACAATCCTCAGTCACCCGGTGTTCAACCGCTACCACTCTGAAACCGAGCTGATGCGCTACCTGCGCAAGCTGGCTGACAAGGACCTGGCGCTGGACCGCACCATGATCCCGCTGGGCTCCTGCACCATGAAACTCAACGCCGCCAGCGAAATGATCCCGGTGACCTGGGCCGAGTTCGGTAACCTGCACCCGTTCGCGCCTGCCGAGCAAAGCGCCGGTTATCAGCAACTGACCGACGAGCTGGAGGCCATGCTCTGCGCAGCCACCGGTTATGACGCAATCTCGCTGCAACCCAACGCCGGCTCGCAGGGTGAATACGCCGGTCTGCTGGCGATCCGCGCCTACCATCAGAGCCGTGGCGATCAACACCGTGATATCTGCCTGATCCCGTCATCGGCCCACGGCACCAACCCGGCGACCGCCAACATGGCGGGCATGCGGGTGGTGGTGACCGCTTGCGATGCCCGCGGCAACGTCGACATCGAAGACCTGCGCGCCAAGGCCGTTCAGCATCGTGACCAGCTTGCGGCCATGATGATCACCTACCCGTCGACCCACGGCGTGTTCGAAGAAGGCATCCGCGAAATCTGCGGCATCGTGCACGACAATGGCGGTCAGATTTACATTGATGGCGCCAACATGAACGCGATGGTTGGCCTGTGCGCGCCGGGCAAGTTCGGCGGCGACGTCTCGCACCTCAACCTGCACAAGACCTTCTGCATTCCGCACGGTGGTGGCGGCCCTGGCGTCGGCCCGATTGGCGTCAAGTCGCACCTCGCGCCGTTCATGCCCGGTCATGCCCGCATGGAACGCAAGGAAGGCGCGGTCTGCGCGGCGCCGTTCGGCAGCGCCAGCATCCTGCCGATCACCTGGATGTACATCCGCATGATGGGTGGCGAAGGCCTCAAGCGCGCTTCACAACTGGCGATTCTCAACGCCAATTACATCTCGCGTCGTCTCGAGGAGCACTACCCGGTGCTGTACACCGGCACCAACGGTCTGGTGGCGCACGAATGCATTCTTGACCTGCGCCCGATCAAGGACAGCAGCGGCATCAGCGTCGACGACGTGGCCAAGCGCCTGATCGACTTCGGTTTCCACGCGCCGACCATGTCGTTCCCGGTGGCCGGAACCCTGATGATCGAGCCGACCGAGAGCGAATCCCGAGAAGAGCTGGACCGTTTCTGCGACGCCATGATCAAGATCCGCGAGGAAATCCGTGCAGTCGAGGACGGCACGCTGGACAAGGAAGACAACCCGCTGAAGAACGCGCCGCACACCGCTGCGGAAATCGTCGGCCAGTGGAGCCATCCTTATAGCCGTGAGCAGGCGGTGTACCCGGTCGACTCGTTGATCGAGAACAAGTACTGGCCTCCGGTCGGGCGCGTCGACAACGTATTCGGCGACCGCAACCTGGTCTGCGCCTGCCCGTCCATCGAGAGCTATCAGGAAGCCTGA
- the gcvT gene encoding glycine cleavage system aminomethyltransferase GcvT, translating into MSTDKLLTTPLHALHRELGAKMVPFAGYDMPVQYPAGVMKEHLHTRAQAGLFDVSHMGQIRLGGAGAAKALETLVPVDIIDLPVGMQRYAMFTDESGGILDDLMVANLGNDQLLLVVNAACKEQDLAHLRKHLAGQCTIEPLFEERALLALQGPAAVTVLARLAPEVASMTFMQFTSVTLLGAQCFVSRSGYTGEDGYEISVPAELAEALARRLLDEPEVAPIGLGARDSLRLEVGLCLYGHDMDTETSPIQASLLWAISKVRRADGARAGGFPGAEQIFAQQQNGVDKKRVGLLPQERTPVREGTQIVDAQDAVIGTVCSGGFGPSLGGPLAMGYLDSQHTALDTEVWAMVRGKKVPMRVTKMPFVAQRYFRG; encoded by the coding sequence ATGTCCACCGATAAGCTGCTCACCACCCCGCTGCACGCACTTCACCGCGAACTGGGCGCGAAGATGGTGCCTTTCGCTGGCTACGACATGCCCGTGCAATACCCGGCTGGCGTGATGAAGGAACACTTGCACACCCGCGCTCAGGCCGGACTGTTCGACGTCTCGCACATGGGGCAGATTCGCCTTGGCGGTGCGGGCGCTGCAAAGGCGCTGGAAACCCTGGTGCCGGTCGACATCATCGATCTGCCGGTTGGTATGCAGCGCTATGCGATGTTCACTGACGAATCGGGCGGCATCCTCGACGACCTGATGGTCGCCAACCTTGGCAATGATCAGTTGCTGCTGGTGGTCAACGCCGCCTGCAAGGAGCAGGACCTCGCACATCTGCGCAAGCACTTGGCCGGTCAATGCACGATCGAACCGCTGTTTGAAGAGCGCGCCCTGCTCGCACTGCAAGGACCGGCGGCCGTAACGGTGCTGGCACGCTTGGCACCTGAAGTGGCTAGCATGACCTTCATGCAGTTCACCAGCGTCACGCTGCTGGGCGCTCAGTGCTTCGTCAGCCGCTCGGGCTACACCGGCGAAGACGGCTATGAGATTTCAGTTCCGGCTGAGCTGGCAGAAGCACTGGCGCGACGCTTGCTCGATGAGCCGGAAGTCGCGCCTATCGGCCTCGGCGCGCGTGATTCGTTGCGTCTGGAGGTCGGTCTGTGCCTGTACGGCCATGACATGGACACTGAGACTTCGCCGATTCAGGCCAGCCTGTTGTGGGCGATCTCCAAAGTACGCCGCGCTGATGGCGCGCGCGCGGGCGGATTCCCCGGTGCCGAGCAGATTTTTGCCCAGCAGCAAAACGGGGTGGACAAGAAGCGCGTCGGCCTGCTGCCGCAGGAGCGCACACCGGTACGTGAAGGCACGCAGATCGTCGATGCACAGGACGCAGTCATCGGCACAGTGTGCAGTGGCGGCTTCGGCCCAAGCCTGGGCGGACCGCTGGCGATGGGTTATCTGGACAGCCAGCACACAGCACTGGACACAGAGGTCTGGGCCATGGTGCGCGGCAAGAAAGTTCCAATGCGGGTGACTAAAATGCCTTTCGTTGCGCAACGTTACTTCCGTGGCTAA
- a CDS encoding cold-shock protein — MAERQSGTVKWFNDEKGFGFITPESGPDLFVHFRAIQGNGFKSLKEGQKVTFVAVQGQKGLQADEVQAEG; from the coding sequence ATGGCTGAACGTCAGAGCGGTACCGTCAAGTGGTTCAACGACGAAAAAGGTTTTGGTTTTATCACTCCTGAGAGCGGGCCGGATCTGTTCGTACACTTCCGGGCGATTCAGGGTAATGGCTTCAAGAGCCTGAAAGAAGGCCAGAAAGTTACCTTCGTTGCGGTACAGGGCCAGAAAGGTCTGCAGGCTGACGAAGTTCAGGCTGAAGGCTAA
- a CDS encoding IS3 family transposase (programmed frameshift): MDTGKRRSQRDYTLAFKLSVVDQVEKGELSYKEAQRRYGIQGRSTVLVWLRKHGRQDWSQGASIREPRSRSMTEPTLPPTPEQRIKELEEQLMLSNQKAQFFEAVVNVLKNDYGVSVGKKATRQVLSQGQIQDLSISRACLFMGISRQAYYKRNRVFDARVRQDQEVMDFVLEKRRRQPRLGARKLHYLMSVEAPASLCVGRDRLFTILRDARELVARKRAYHKTTHSHHRFRRHPNLLKAGPEQVVANGPEQVWVADITYLPTQESVAYVSLVTDAYSRKIVGHHVHESLHTQSVIKALEKAVGERKTDQMLIHHSDRGAQYCSDLYQQLHTRHGIRCSMTDGYDCYQNAMAERVNGILKTEFLLHRPKDLADAVKMVDESVQIYNGERPHLSLKYKTPDAVHRAF, translated from the exons ATGGATACGGGTAAAAGGCGCAGCCAGCGCGATTACACGCTAGCCTTTAAATTATCGGTCGTAGATCAGGTTGAAAAAGGCGAGTTGAGTTATAAAGAAGCCCAACGACGCTATGGCATCCAAGGCCGGTCGACGGTGCTGGTCTGGTTACGAAAGCACGGTCGACAGGATTGGAGCCAAGGCGCATCAATTCGAGAGCCGAGGAGCAGGTCCATGACCGAGCCAACCCTCCCGCCGACACCCGAGCAGCGGATTAAAGAGCTTGAAGAACAGCTGATGCTGAGCAATCAGAAGGCCCAGTTCTTTGAAGCCGTCGTCAACGTTCTGAAAAATGACTACGGCGTTTCTGTCG GTAAAAAAGCGACCCGGCAAGTCCTCTCGCAAGGGCAAATCCAAGACCTGAGTATTAGCAGGGCTTGCCTGTTCATGGGCATTTCGCGCCAAGCGTATTACAAGCGTAATCGCGTTTTTGATGCCAGGGTCCGCCAGGACCAAGAGGTAATGGATTTCGTTCTGGAAAAGCGTCGTCGCCAGCCAAGGTTGGGAGCGCGCAAGTTGCACTACTTGATGAGCGTCGAAGCTCCTGCGTCGTTGTGCGTGGGTAGAGACCGTCTGTTTACCATCCTTCGTGATGCGCGCGAACTGGTTGCGCGCAAACGGGCTTATCACAAGACCACTCATAGTCATCATCGCTTTCGCCGCCACCCCAACCTGCTCAAAGCAGGTCCGGAACAAGTCGTGGCCAATGGACCCGAACAGGTCTGGGTTGCAGACATCACCTATCTGCCTACGCAGGAAAGCGTGGCATACGTGAGCCTTGTAACCGATGCGTACTCACGCAAGATCGTTGGTCATCATGTGCATGAAAGCCTGCATACCCAGTCGGTGATAAAGGCACTGGAAAAAGCGGTAGGTGAGCGAAAAACCGATCAGATGCTGATTCATCATTCAGATCGCGGCGCCCAGTACTGTTCCGATCTCTATCAGCAGCTGCATACCAGGCATGGAATCCGGTGCTCGATGACTGATGGCTATGACTGCTATCAGAACGCTATGGCCGAGCGAGTAAACGGGATTTTGAAGACCGAGTTTCTACTCCATCGACCTAAAGACTTGGCAGATGCAGTGAAAATGGTGGATGAATCGGTGCAGATCTACAACGGAGAGCGGCCACACTTATCCCTGAAATACAAAACGCCCGATGCGGTGCATCGGGCGTTTTGA
- the lptG gene encoding LPS export ABC transporter permease LptG, with protein sequence MVKLDRYIGKSVLLAILAVLGIILGLVSLFAFIDEMGDISDTYTLVDALSYVMMTAPRRVYDTLPMAALIGCLIGLGTLASSSELTIMRAAGVSIGRIVWAVMKPMLLLMISGVLVGEYVAPYAENQAQAARSLAQGSGDAQSARHGLWHRQGNEFIHINTVQPNGLMLGVTRYRFDDQRHMLTSSFAKEAHFKTDYWELKEVTTTKFNEGSTEVVNTPDERWDVSLSPQLLSTVIMPPESLSISGLWSYSHYLADQGLSNGRYWLAFWTKVLQPAVTVALVLMAISFIFGPLRSVTLGQRVFTGVVVGFTFRIIQDLLGPSSLLFGFPPLLAVLLPAAVCALAGVLLLRRAG encoded by the coding sequence GTGGTCAAGCTTGATCGTTACATCGGTAAAAGCGTGCTGCTGGCCATCCTCGCGGTTCTGGGGATCATTCTGGGCCTGGTTTCATTGTTCGCATTCATCGACGAGATGGGCGATATCAGTGACACCTACACGCTTGTGGATGCCCTCAGCTACGTCATGATGACTGCGCCGCGCCGCGTCTACGACACCTTGCCGATGGCAGCGCTGATCGGTTGTCTGATCGGTCTGGGTACGCTGGCCAGCAGCAGTGAGCTGACCATCATGCGCGCGGCCGGTGTGTCCATCGGGCGCATCGTCTGGGCGGTCATGAAACCGATGCTGCTGCTGATGATTTCCGGCGTGCTGGTGGGCGAGTACGTCGCACCCTATGCCGAGAACCAGGCCCAAGCGGCTCGTTCGCTGGCCCAGGGCTCGGGTGATGCGCAAAGCGCCCGGCATGGTCTGTGGCACCGCCAGGGCAATGAATTCATCCACATCAATACGGTGCAGCCCAACGGGTTGATGTTGGGGGTGACGCGTTATCGCTTCGACGATCAGCGTCACATGCTGACCTCCAGTTTCGCAAAGGAAGCCCACTTCAAGACCGATTACTGGGAATTGAAGGAAGTCACCACCACGAAATTCAATGAAGGCAGCACCGAAGTCGTCAATACGCCGGACGAGCGCTGGGATGTATCGCTGAGTCCGCAATTGCTCAGCACGGTCATCATGCCGCCCGAGTCGCTGTCGATCAGCGGCCTCTGGAGTTATTCCCATTACCTGGCTGATCAGGGCCTGAGCAACGGCCGCTACTGGCTGGCGTTCTGGACCAAGGTGTTGCAACCGGCCGTGACCGTGGCACTGGTGCTGATGGCCATCTCGTTCATCTTCGGCCCGTTGCGTTCTGTAACGCTGGGCCAGCGCGTGTTCACCGGTGTTGTGGTCGGCTTTACCTTCCGCATCATTCAGGACCTGCTGGGCCCGTCGAGTCTGCTGTTCGGCTTCCCGCCACTGCTGGCAGTGCTGCTGCCTGCTGCGGTCTGTGCACTGGCAGGCGTGTTGCTGCTGCGCCGCGCCGGGTAG
- the lptF gene encoding LPS export ABC transporter permease LptF: MIVFRYLSREVLLTLSAVSAVLLVFIMSGRFIKYLAQAASGALDPGVLFMIMGFRLPGFLQVILPLGLFLGILMAYGRLYLESEMTVLAATGMSQQRLLAITMGPAALVGLVVAWLSFSLAPQGAAQFSLLINQQDAMTEFDTLVPGRFQALRDGTRITYTKELSEDRSQLAGVFISEKRMSSDTSKDNGITVLVAEKGHQEVQPNGSRFLILENGYRYDGTPGAADYRVIKYDTYGAALPKPEISEEITDREAIPTSELFGNPAARSVAELQWRISLPLSVFIVTLMAIPLSRVNPRQGRYLKLLPAILLYMSYLAILISVRSSLEKGKLPLSLGMWWVHAIYLAIGLVLFYWEPIRLKMASRRSVTEVTRGQA; the protein is encoded by the coding sequence TTGATTGTCTTTCGTTATCTGTCCCGAGAAGTGCTGCTTACCCTGAGCGCGGTCAGCGCCGTGCTGCTGGTGTTTATCATGAGCGGACGCTTCATCAAGTACCTGGCGCAGGCCGCTTCCGGTGCGCTTGATCCAGGCGTGCTGTTCATGATCATGGGCTTCCGCCTGCCGGGCTTTCTGCAGGTGATCCTGCCGCTGGGGCTGTTTCTCGGCATCCTGATGGCGTATGGCCGGTTGTATCTGGAAAGTGAAATGACCGTGCTGGCTGCGACCGGCATGAGCCAGCAGCGTCTGCTCGCCATTACCATGGGCCCGGCGGCGCTGGTCGGGCTGGTGGTTGCCTGGCTGAGTTTCAGCCTGGCGCCGCAGGGTGCTGCGCAGTTTTCGTTGCTGATCAATCAGCAGGATGCCATGACCGAGTTCGACACGCTGGTGCCAGGTCGTTTTCAGGCACTGCGCGACGGCACGCGTATCACCTACACCAAGGAACTGTCGGAGGATCGCTCGCAGCTGGCGGGCGTCTTCATTTCTGAAAAACGCATGTCCAGTGACACGAGCAAGGACAACGGCATCACCGTTCTGGTAGCCGAGAAGGGGCATCAGGAGGTCCAGCCCAATGGCAGTCGTTTCCTGATTCTGGAAAACGGCTATCGCTACGACGGTACTCCGGGCGCTGCCGACTATCGCGTGATCAAGTACGACACCTATGGCGCGGCGTTGCCCAAGCCTGAAATCAGTGAAGAAATCACCGACCGTGAAGCCATTCCGACCAGCGAACTGTTCGGCAATCCGGCAGCGCGTTCCGTGGCCGAGCTGCAATGGCGTATATCGCTGCCGCTGTCGGTGTTCATCGTAACCTTGATGGCTATTCCGCTGTCGCGGGTCAACCCGCGTCAGGGCCGTTACCTGAAGCTGCTTCCGGCGATTCTTCTGTACATGTCGTATCTGGCCATTCTGATTTCGGTGCGCAGTTCGCTGGAGAAAGGCAAGCTGCCGCTCAGCCTCGGCATGTGGTGGGTGCACGCTATCTATCTGGCGATCGGTCTGGTGTTGTTCTATTGGGAGCCCATACGGCTGAAGATGGCGAGTCGTCGTAGCGTCACGGAGGTGACTCGTGGTCAAGCTTGA
- a CDS encoding leucyl aminopeptidase yields MELVVKSVSPETLKTATLVVTVSESRVLAGTAQAVDTLSGGAISAVLKRGDLAGKSGQSLLLANLPNIKAERVLLIGTGKDGELSDRQLKKLVGGVLSCLKGLGGSDAAIALDDLSVKNRDTYGKARLLVEALADGEYVFDRFKTQKADVRPLKKITLLTDKISVADVERASAHAQAIATGMALTRDLGNLPPNICHPTYLGEEAKALGKAHKNLKVEIHDEKKLAELGMGSFLAVAQGSAQPPRLIVMNYQGGKKGDKPFVLVGKGITFDTGGISIKPASGMDEMKFDMCGAASVFGTLRAVLELKLPINVVCILACAENMPSGTATRPGDIVTTMSGQTVEILNTDAEGRLVLCDALTYAERFKPQAVIDIATLTGACVVALGGHTSGLLGNNDALINQLLDAGKQADDRAWQLPLFDEYQEQLDSPFADIANIGGPKGGTITAACFLSRFTKAYEWAHLDIAGTAWLSGGKDKGATGRPVPLLTQYLLDRAGV; encoded by the coding sequence ATGGAATTGGTTGTTAAAAGCGTAAGCCCAGAAACCTTGAAAACCGCAACGCTGGTGGTCACCGTCAGTGAAAGCCGTGTGCTGGCTGGCACTGCCCAGGCTGTCGACACCCTCAGCGGCGGCGCTATCTCCGCCGTTCTGAAGCGCGGCGACCTGGCGGGCAAGTCAGGCCAGAGCCTGCTGCTGGCCAACCTGCCCAACATAAAGGCCGAGCGTGTGCTGCTGATCGGTACCGGCAAGGACGGCGAGCTGTCGGACCGTCAATTGAAGAAACTGGTCGGTGGCGTTCTCTCCTGCCTCAAAGGCCTGGGCGGCAGCGATGCCGCGATTGCGCTTGATGACCTGTCCGTGAAGAACCGCGATACCTACGGCAAAGCTCGTCTGCTGGTCGAGGCGCTGGCCGATGGCGAATACGTCTTCGACCGCTTCAAGACCCAGAAAGCCGACGTTCGCCCGCTGAAGAAAATCACCCTACTGACTGACAAGATCAGCGTGGCCGATGTCGAACGCGCCTCTGCTCATGCTCAGGCGATCGCCACCGGCATGGCACTGACCCGCGACCTGGGCAACCTGCCACCGAACATCTGCCACCCGACCTATCTGGGCGAAGAAGCCAAGGCACTGGGCAAGGCCCACAAGAACCTGAAAGTAGAGATTCACGACGAGAAGAAACTCGCCGAACTGGGCATGGGCTCGTTTCTCGCCGTCGCCCAGGGCAGCGCCCAGCCACCACGCCTGATCGTCATGAACTATCAGGGCGGCAAAAAAGGCGACAAGCCCTTCGTACTGGTCGGCAAAGGCATTACCTTTGACACCGGCGGCATCAGCATCAAGCCTGCCTCGGGCATGGACGAGATGAAGTTCGACATGTGCGGTGCTGCCAGCGTGTTCGGCACCTTGCGCGCGGTGCTGGAATTGAAACTGCCGATCAACGTGGTGTGTATTCTGGCCTGCGCTGAAAACATGCCGAGCGGCACCGCCACTCGCCCGGGCGACATCGTCACGACCATGAGCGGCCAGACCGTCGAAATCCTCAACACTGACGCCGAAGGCCGTCTGGTGCTGTGTGATGCCCTGACCTATGCCGAACGTTTCAAGCCACAGGCCGTGATCGATATCGCGACCCTGACCGGCGCATGCGTGGTTGCGCTGGGCGGCCACACCTCCGGCCTGCTGGGCAACAACGACGCGCTGATCAATCAATTGCTCGACGCGGGCAAGCAAGCCGATGACCGTGCCTGGCAGTTGCCGCTGTTTGATGAATATCAAGAGCAACTGGACAGCCCGTTCGCCGACATTGCCAACATCGGCGGTCCGAAAGGCGGCACCATCACCGCTGCCTGCTTCCTGTCGCGGTTCACCAAGGCTTACGAGTGGGCGCATCTGGACATCGCCGGCACTGCATGGCTGAGCGGCGGCAAGGACAAAGGCGCCACCGGGCGTCCGGTTCCGCTGCTGACCCAGTACCTGCTCGACCGCGCTGGCGTTTAA
- a CDS encoding DNA polymerase III subunit chi, with amino-acid sequence MTQVDFYILPSADPAARLDFACKLTEKAWRLGHRVYLHCSDAAQREDLDARLWRFKGEVFLPHGDAESDHDAPVVLGLGDDSGAHDDLLVNLDLNIPAFFTRFARVAEVVVEDPAIRLAARESFRAYREQGYPPQDHRLQRL; translated from the coding sequence ATGACTCAAGTCGACTTTTACATCCTGCCAAGCGCCGACCCTGCCGCTCGCCTGGATTTTGCCTGCAAGCTCACGGAAAAAGCCTGGCGTCTCGGCCACAGGGTTTACCTGCATTGCAGCGATGCTGCGCAGCGTGAAGACCTTGACGCACGACTCTGGCGCTTCAAGGGCGAAGTGTTCCTGCCCCATGGCGACGCCGAGAGCGATCACGACGCGCCTGTTGTGCTGGGCCTGGGCGATGACTCGGGCGCGCACGACGATCTGCTGGTCAACCTCGACCTGAACATCCCGGCCTTTTTCACCCGCTTTGCCCGCGTGGCAGAAGTGGTCGTCGAAGACCCGGCCATACGCCTTGCGGCACGCGAGAGCTTTCGTGCCTACCGCGAACAGGGCTATCCTCCGCAAGATCACCGACTGCAGCGTCTTTGA
- a CDS encoding DNA polymerase III subunit chi: protein MDTSKKAESAHLLDDLESIRQLLGDDATHSPLLTDTVHREGQIPLLFDMVGNRPASTHPEDVDEDDIPTLTPDVQAMPVAQLQQAPQAQTQPNPDALLHLDSELRAAAQLIMQDVIDDFAPHIETEIKRRLEARMERLIAAAKGS, encoded by the coding sequence ATGGACACTTCAAAAAAAGCTGAATCCGCGCATTTGCTGGACGACCTCGAATCGATCCGCCAATTGCTCGGCGATGACGCCACACACTCCCCTCTGCTGACCGACACGGTGCATCGTGAAGGGCAAATTCCGCTGCTGTTCGATATGGTGGGCAACCGGCCTGCATCGACACACCCGGAAGACGTTGACGAAGACGACATCCCGACCCTGACGCCGGATGTGCAGGCTATGCCCGTCGCGCAGCTCCAGCAGGCACCCCAGGCTCAAACGCAGCCCAACCCCGATGCGCTGCTGCATCTGGACAGCGAACTGCGTGCCGCCGCGCAATTGATCATGCAAGACGTGATCGACGATTTCGCCCCGCACATTGAAACCGAAATCAAACGTCGGCTCGAAGCGAGAATGGAACGTCTCATCGCGGCAGCCAAGGGCAGTTAA